A single region of the Ziziphus jujuba cultivar Dongzao chromosome 10, ASM3175591v1 genome encodes:
- the LOC107410717 gene encoding flavonoid 3',5'-hydroxylase 2 — protein sequence MAFQFFLFREIATAIIIFFITQFSIRSLFLRKKSGKLPPGPKGWPVIGALPLLGSMPHVTLANMAKKYGPVMYLKMGTCNMVVASTPDAARAFLKTLDLNFSNRPPNAGATHLAYDAQDMVFADYGPRWKLLRKLSNLHMLGGKALDDWARVREIELGHMLRAMYDSSKRGEPVVVPEMLTYSMANMIGQVILSRRVFVTKGSESNEFKDMVVELMTSAGFFNIGDFIPSIAWMDLQGIERGMKKLHRKFDVLLSKMIDEHTASAHERKGKPDFLDIVMANRENSAGEKLSMTNIKALLLNLFTAGTDTSSSIIEWSLAEMMKNPTIFKKAHEEMDRVIGRQRRLQESDIAKLPYLQAICKETFRKHPSTPLNLPRVSTQACEVNGYYIPKNTRLSVNIWGIGRDSEVWENPLDFTPERFLSGKNAKIDPRGNDFELIPFGAGRRICAGTRMGIVLVEYILGTLVHSFDWKLPADVVDLNMDEAFGLALQKSVPLAALVSPRLPLSAYAS from the exons ATGGCTTTTCAATTTTTCCTATTCCGGGAAATTGCAACTGCAATCATTATCTTCTTCATAACCCAATTCTCAATCCGTTCTCTTTTTCTCCGGAAAAAATCCGGGAAACTCCCTCCCGGTCCGAAAGGCTGGCCGGTCATTGGAGCTCTTCCTCTACTTGGTTCCATGCCTCATGTAACCCTAGCTAATATGGCGAAGAAGTACGGCCCAGTCATGTACCTCAAGATGGGTACGTGTAACATGGTGGTTGCTTCCACACCAGACGCAGCCAGGGCTTTCCTCAAAACCCTAGACTTGAACTTCTCGAACCGGCCTCCGAATGCCGGAGCAACCCATTTGGCTTACGATGCTCAGGACATGGTGTTCGCCGACTACGGACCGAGGTGGAAACTGCTTAGGAAGCTAAGCAACCTACACATGCTAGGAGGAAAAGCTCTAGATGACTGGGCTCGAGTTCGCGAAATCGAGCTCGGTCACATGCTCCGCGCCATGTACGACTCGAGCAAGAGAGGCGAGCCCGTCGTGGTGCCGGAGATGCTGACCTACTCGATGGCGAATATGATCGGCCAGGTGATACTGAGCCGGAGGGTTTTCGTGACGAAAGGATCGGAATCCAACGAGTTCAAAGACATGGTGGTGGAGCTGATGACGTCGGCGGGATTCTTCAACATTGGAGATTTCATACCGTCGATCGCTTGGATGGATTTACAAGGCATTGAGCGCGGGATGAAGAAGTTGCATAGGAAATTCGATGTGCTTTTGTCGAAGATGATCGACGAGCATACTGCTTCTGCTCATGAGCGCAAAGGGAAGCCGGATTTTCTCGACATTGTCATGGCTAACCGGGAAAATTCCGCCGGAGAGAAACTCAGTATGACTAATATTAAAGCTCTTCTCTTA AACCTATTCACAGCAGGGACAGATACATCGTCAAGCATAATTGAATGGTCACTAGCAGAGATGATGAAAAACCCAACCATATTCAAAAAAGCTCACGAAGAAATGGACAGAGTGATAGGAAGGCAAAGGAGGCTTCAAGAATCAGACATAGCAAAGCTTCCATATCTccaagcaatatgcaaagaGACATTCAGAAAACACCCTTCGACCCCTCTCAATCTGCCACGTGTCTCAACCCAAGCATGTGAGGTCAACGGCTATTACATCCCAAAGAACACCAGGCTGAGTGTCAACATATGGGGGATTGGGAGGGACTCTGAAGTTTGGGAAAACCCATTGGATTTCACACCTGAAAGGTTTCTGAGTGGGAAAAATGCGAAAATCGATCCCCGAGGGAACGATTTCGAGCTGATTCCATTTGGCGCTGGAAGGAGGATCTGTGCTGGGACAAGAATGGGAATTGTCCTGGTTGAGTATATTTTGGGGACGTTGGTCCATTCCTTTGATTGGAAATTACCAGCTGATGTGGTGGATCTGAATATGGATGAGGCTTTTGGCCTTGCACTTCAGAAATCTGTTCCTCTTGCTGCTTTGGTTAGCCCTAGGCTTCCATTAAGTGCTTATGCTTCTTAA
- the LOC107410708 gene encoding calcium-dependent protein kinase 34, giving the protein MGNCCSQGNTTDAPAANNGEQVPAETHTENAATGPSTTPPKASPAASPQPSNKPTKAAPIGPVLGRPMEDVRSIYNIGKELGRGQFGVTHLCTNKATGEQFACKTIAKRKLVNKEDIEDVRREVQIMHHLTGQPNIVELKGAYEDKHSVHLVMELCAGGELFDRIIAKGHYTERAAASLLRTIVQIVHTCHSMGVIHRDLKPENFLLLNKDENSPLKATDFGLSVFYKQGEVFKDIVGSAYYIAPEVLKRKYGPEVDIWSVGVMLYILLCGVPPFWAESEHGIFNAILRGHIDFTSDPWPSISSGAKDLVRKMLNSDPKQRMTAFQVLNHPWIKEDGEAPDTPLDNAVLSRLKQFKAMNQFKKVALRVIAGCLSEEEIMGLKQMFKGIDTDNSGTITLEELKQGLAKQGTRLSEMEVKQLMEAADADGNGTIDYDEFITATMHMNRMDREEHLYTAFQHFDKDNSGYITTEELEQALREYGMHDGRDIKDIISEVDADHDGRINYDEFVAMMRKGNPDANPKKRRDFNNN; this is encoded by the exons ATGGGCAACTGTTGCTCACAAGGCAACACCACGGATGCCCCAGCTGCCAATAATGGAGAACAGGTACCGGCTGAAACCCACACGGAAAATGCAGCCACAGGACCTTCCACCACCCCACCTAAGGCTTCACCTGCAGCCTCACCTCAACCTTCAAATAAACCTACCAAGGCTGCTCCCATTGGACCTGTTTTAGGCCGGCCAATGGAAGACGTTCGTTCGATATACAACATTGGAAAGGAACTTGGCCGGGGACAATTCGGTGTCACCCATTTGTGTACAAACAAGGCTACAGGTGAGCAGTTTGCATGCAAAACAATAGCGAAGAGGAAGCTTGTGAACAAGGAAGATATAGAGGATGTTAGGAGGGAGGTCCAAATCATGCACCATTTGACGGGTCAGCCTAATATTGTGGAGCTCAAAGGAGCTTATGAAGATAAGCACTCTGTTCATCTTGTCATGGAATTATGTGCGGGAGGAGAACTTTTTGATCGGATCATTGCAAAGGGACACTACACCGAGCGTGCCGCGGCATCTCTGTTGAGGACTATTGTCCAAATTGTCCATACTTGTCATTCCATGGGAGTCATCCATAGGGATCTCAAGCCTGAGAATTTCCTTTTGTTGAACAAAGATGAGAATTCTCCTTTGAAGGCTACAGATTTTGGTCTTTCCGTGTTCTACAAGCAAG gGGAAGTATTTAAAGATATTGTTGGCAGTGCATATTACATTGCACCAGAAGTATTGAAGAGAAAATATGGACCGGAAGTTGATATATGGAGCGTTGGAGTTATGTTATATATCCTTCTATGCGGTGTCCCTCCTTTTTGGGCGG AATCGGAACATGGGATATTCAATGCAATCTTACGCGGGCATATTGATTTCACAAGCGATCCATGGCCTTCGATTTCTAGTGGAGCAAAGGATCTTGTTAGGAAGATGTTGAATTCAGACCCCAAACAGAGAATGACAGCCTTCCAAGTTCTTA ATCATCCATGGATTAAGGAGGATGGTGAAGCACCAGATACACCTCTTGATAACGCGGTGCTTAGCAGGCTCAAACAGTTCAAAGCAATGAACCAGTTCAAGAAAGTTGCTCTACGG GTTATTGCGGGATGTCTATCAGAGGAAGAAATCATGGGATTGAAACAGATGTTTAAGGGAATTGATACAGACAACAGTGGAACCATAACACTTGAAGAACTCAAACAAGGACTCGCTAAGCAAGGCACTAGGCTTTCTGAAATGGAAGTTAAACAATTGATGGAAGCT GCTGATGCTGATGGAAATGGAACTATAGATTATGATGAATTTATCACAGCAACAATGCACATGAACCGAATGGACAGAGAAGAGCATCTCTACACTGCCTTCCAACACTTTGATAAAGATAACAGCGg GTATATCACGACTGAAGAGCTAGAACAAGCTCTTCGCGAATATGGTATGCACGATGGAAGGGACATAAAGGACATCATTTCTGAAGTTGACGCTGATCAT GATGGACGGATCAACTACGACGAATTCGTAGCAATGATGAGAAAAGGAAACCCAGATGCAAATCCAAAGAAGAGGCGTGATTTCAATAATAATTGA
- the LOC107410702 gene encoding rhodanese-like/PpiC domain-containing protein 12, chloroplastic isoform X1: MLRASHLPPLAYPALTLSALRISLIPTFNLSSSPSNLQKVSTFSLSHRFLHQTFKPFSRQPSSLSLKRILHLPMEGNPHLRGTASFSAGATAGNSSETGKEILVQHLLVKEDDLKLLLELQQRISGGEDLSDLAVEYSICPSKEEGGMLGWVRKGQMVPEFEEAAFSAPLNSVVRCKTKFGWHLLQVLSEREESVLQDIQPEELHQRMQDPSFLDEAQLIDVREPEEVAKASLPSFQVLPLRQFGSWGPEITTKFDPQKDTYVMCHHGMRSLQVAKWLQSQGFQKVFNVSGGIHAYSVKVDQSIPTY, from the exons ATGTTAAGAGCTTCTCATCTCCCGCCATTAGCATATCCAGCTCTCACTCTCAGTGCTCTTAGAATATCTCTTATTCCAACCTTCAACTTATCTTCTTCGCCTTCAAACCTCCAAAAAGTCTCTACATTTTCACTATCTCATCGTTTTCTTCATCAAACTTTCAAACCCTTTTCGCGTCAACCATCATCTCTGAGCTTGAAGCGGATTCTTCATCTACCTATGGAAGGTAATCCACACCTCAGAGGAACAG CTTCATTTAGTGCTGGTGCTACTGCTGGAAATAGCTCTGAGACTGGAAAGGAAATACTGGTGCAGCATTTGCTTGTTAAAGAGGATGATCTTAAACTTCTTTTGGAGCTTCAGCAGAGAATTTCAGGAG GTGAGGACTTGAGTGATCTTGCTGTGGAATACTCAATATGTCCATCCAAAGAAGAAGGAGGAATGCTTGGGTGGGTGAGAAAGGGGCAAATG GTACCTGAGTTTGAAGAGGCTGCATTTAGTGCACCTTTAAACAGCGTTGTTAGGTGTAAAACAAAATTTGGATGGCATTTGTTGCAAGTCCTTTCAGAGAG GGAAGAGTCAGTACTTCAAGATATTCAACCTGAAGAGCTCCATCAGAGAATGCAAGATCCCAGTTTCTTAGATGAGGCTCAGTTGATTGATGTTCGAGAACCCGAAGAAGT GGCCAAAGCTTCTTTGCCAAGTTTTCAGGTTCTTCCTCTCCGACAATTTGGAAGCTGGGGACCTGAGATAACCACCAAATTTGATCCTCAGAAGGATACCTATGTTATG TGTCACCATGGCATGCGGTCATTACAGGTTGCCAAGTGGTTGCAGTCGCAG GGTTTCCAGAAAGTGTTCAACGTATCTGGGGGAATTCATGCATATTCTGTGAAGGTAGATCAATCAATACCCACTTACTGA
- the LOC107410702 gene encoding rhodanese-like/PpiC domain-containing protein 12, chloroplastic isoform X2: protein MLRASHLPPLAYPALTLSALRISLIPTFNLSSSPSNLQKVSTFSLSHRFLHQTFKPFSRQPSSLSLKRILHLPMEASFSAGATAGNSSETGKEILVQHLLVKEDDLKLLLELQQRISGGEDLSDLAVEYSICPSKEEGGMLGWVRKGQMVPEFEEAAFSAPLNSVVRCKTKFGWHLLQVLSEREESVLQDIQPEELHQRMQDPSFLDEAQLIDVREPEEVAKASLPSFQVLPLRQFGSWGPEITTKFDPQKDTYVMCHHGMRSLQVAKWLQSQGFQKVFNVSGGIHAYSVKVDQSIPTY, encoded by the exons ATGTTAAGAGCTTCTCATCTCCCGCCATTAGCATATCCAGCTCTCACTCTCAGTGCTCTTAGAATATCTCTTATTCCAACCTTCAACTTATCTTCTTCGCCTTCAAACCTCCAAAAAGTCTCTACATTTTCACTATCTCATCGTTTTCTTCATCAAACTTTCAAACCCTTTTCGCGTCAACCATCATCTCTGAGCTTGAAGCGGATTCTTCATCTACCTATGGAAG CTTCATTTAGTGCTGGTGCTACTGCTGGAAATAGCTCTGAGACTGGAAAGGAAATACTGGTGCAGCATTTGCTTGTTAAAGAGGATGATCTTAAACTTCTTTTGGAGCTTCAGCAGAGAATTTCAGGAG GTGAGGACTTGAGTGATCTTGCTGTGGAATACTCAATATGTCCATCCAAAGAAGAAGGAGGAATGCTTGGGTGGGTGAGAAAGGGGCAAATG GTACCTGAGTTTGAAGAGGCTGCATTTAGTGCACCTTTAAACAGCGTTGTTAGGTGTAAAACAAAATTTGGATGGCATTTGTTGCAAGTCCTTTCAGAGAG GGAAGAGTCAGTACTTCAAGATATTCAACCTGAAGAGCTCCATCAGAGAATGCAAGATCCCAGTTTCTTAGATGAGGCTCAGTTGATTGATGTTCGAGAACCCGAAGAAGT GGCCAAAGCTTCTTTGCCAAGTTTTCAGGTTCTTCCTCTCCGACAATTTGGAAGCTGGGGACCTGAGATAACCACCAAATTTGATCCTCAGAAGGATACCTATGTTATG TGTCACCATGGCATGCGGTCATTACAGGTTGCCAAGTGGTTGCAGTCGCAG GGTTTCCAGAAAGTGTTCAACGTATCTGGGGGAATTCATGCATATTCTGTGAAGGTAGATCAATCAATACCCACTTACTGA
- the LOC107410713 gene encoding protein CLT1, chloroplastic, with amino-acid sequence MTSCCRRLGSGAVATERPVRFRQYRPAVISRFPRNRGMEREGMVLRLAEMRYRRVEWAMGAGGGGRGWERSEAGGGSSSKEGGEKKVGSCSYAVDDQTAAAAAAENLVGRKYRAAEEESVNRTVEVTVAAAMTVALGVGNRVLYKLALIPLKHYPFFLAQLATFGYVVVYFSILYVRYHAGIVTDEMLSMPKAPFLAVGLLEALAAVTGMAAGAILSGASIPILSQTYLVWQIILSIIFLGRRYKVNQLLGCFLVAVGVIITVASGSGAGHSLKDAGIFWSLMMIASFLLQAADTVLKEVIFLDGARKLKGSTVDIFVVNSFGSAYQAVFIFMLLPFLSKLWGIPFGQLPNYIRDGTACFLNIGTLSNGCDGAPLLPVLFVIVNMGYNISLLHLLKISSAVVSSLASTFSVPISVFMFTLPLPYLGVASTLPTGFVAGVIVLVMGLLIYARTPSMASTDVSSPSSI; translated from the exons ATGACGTCATGTTGCCGGCGGCTTGGTTCCGGCGCCGTCGCAACAGAACGTCCGGTTCGATTCCGGCAATATCGGCCTGCCGTGATTTCGCGGTTCCCGCGCAATAGGGGCATGGAAAGGGAAGGAATGGTGTTGAGATTGGCGGAGATGCGTTACCGGAGGGTGGAATGGGCGATGGGAGCTGGAGGAGGAGGTCGGGGTTGGGAGCGTTCGGAAGCTGGTGGTGGTAGTAGCAGTAAGGAAGGAGGGGAGAAGAAGGTGGGGTCGTGTTCGTACGCGGTGGATGATCAGACGGCAGCAGCGGCGGCGGCAGAGAATTTGGTGGGGAGGAAGTATCGGGCGGCGGAGGAAGAAAGTGTAAATCGGACTGTGGAGGTTACGGTAGCGGCAGCGATGACGGTGGCTCTGGGCGTAGGGAATCGGGTTTTGTATAAGCTGGCTTTGATCCCTCTCAAGCACTACCCCTTCTTTCTCGCTCAGCTCGCCACTTTCGG ATATGTGGTGGTATACTTTTCTATCTTGTATGTACGGTACCATGCTGGCATTGTAACAGATGAAATGCTGTCTATGCCCAAAGCTCCATTTCTCGCTGTAGGCCTCTTGGAGGCTCTTGCGGCTGTTACTGGAATGGCGGCTGGAG CAATTCTTTCTGGAGCATCAATTCCCATTTTGTCTCAG ACTTATCTTGTGTGGCAAATTATCCTGTCAATTATTTTCCTTGGGAGGAGATATAAAGTCAATCAACTCTTAGGATGCTTTCTCGTAGCTGTTGGTGTAATTATTACTGTAGCAAG TGGATCAGGTGCTGGACATTCATTGAAGGATGCGGGTATATTTTGGAGCCTTATGATGATAGCTTCATTTTTATTACAAGCAGCTGATACAGTATTAAAG GAGGTAATATTTCTTGATGGTGCTCGGAAATTGAAG GGAAGCACGGTAGATATATTTGTTGTAAATTCTTTCGGATCTGCTTACCAG GCAGTGTTTATATTCATGCTCCTACCTTTTTTGTCAAAATTGTGGGGCATCCCATTTGGCCAGCTCCCAAACTACATTAGAGATGGCACAGCTTGCTTTCTAAACATTGGTACATTATCTAATG GATGTGATGGCGCCCCATTGTTACCTGTGTTGTTTGTTATTGTCAACATGGGTTATAACATATCGTTGCTGCACCTTCTCAAGATCTCGTCTGCAGTAGTTTCTTCCCTCGCATCAACATTCTCAG TGCCAATCTCGGTGTTTATGTTCACGCTGCCGCTACCATATCTAGGCGTGGCATCAACACTGCCAACAGGTTTTGTAGCTGGAGTGATTGTTCTTGTCATGGGATTACTCATCTATGCTCGGACGCCATCAATGGCGTCAACTGATGTCTCATCTCCTTCTTCCATATGA